One segment of Vicinamibacteria bacterium DNA contains the following:
- a CDS encoding amidohydrolase family protein: MSLRAVGVSHNPGSNMKGAAGLARVPEMLAAGISVGLGTDGAASNNNLDLFEEMDIAARVHKLFREDPTVMPARVVFKMATLGGARALGMGDRIGSIEAGKQADLVLVDLRQPELTPLYDPYSHLVYAIKGGHVRTVLVGGRVVVRDRKMTTLDAEEVMARANVIRSHIRN; the protein is encoded by the coding sequence CTGTCCCTCCGCGCGGTCGGAGTGTCCCACAACCCAGGCAGCAACATGAAAGGGGCGGCGGGCCTGGCGCGGGTCCCGGAGATGCTGGCGGCGGGGATTTCGGTGGGGCTGGGCACGGACGGGGCGGCGAGCAACAACAACCTAGACCTTTTCGAGGAGATGGACATCGCAGCTCGGGTGCACAAACTCTTCCGCGAGGATCCAACCGTCATGCCCGCGCGGGTGGTCTTCAAGATGGCTACCCTGGGAGGCGCGCGCGCGCTCGGGATGGGCGACCGGATCGGATCCATCGAGGCGGGAAAGCAGGCGGATCTGGTCCTGGTGGACCTGCGCCAGCCCGAGCTCACGCCCCTCTACGACCCCTACTCCCACCTGGTCTACGCCATCAAGGGCGGTCACGTGCGGACGGTGCTGGTGGGCGGGCGGGTGGTGGTGAGGGACCGGAAGATGACCACCCTCGACGCGGAGGAGGTCATGGCCCGAGCCAACGTGATCCGAAGCCACATCCGAAACTAG
- a CDS encoding prolyl oligopeptidase family serine peptidase — protein sequence MKRWLGLGVVAGLGLLIAGAGGDAPNSPRKTVTDDRHGVQVSEDYRWLEETSEPEVRDWVKAQNTRTQAYLDALPSRAALRGRLQRAYQASSPKYYDLRQEGGTLFARKVQPPKEQPLLVALQPAAAADPATERVIVDPSALSAKDSLSIDWYVPSHDGKKVAVALSAGGSEDADLHILDALTGQKLEAPIPHVNFPTAAGSAAWTADGSALYYTRYPQGNERPPQDRGFYQQVWRHRLGTSFRADTYVIGKEFPRIAEIQLESRDGKSLLVSVANGDGGEFAHYLMGAEGTWTEVTRFEDEVVSATLGPDEALYLVSRKDAPRGKVLRLPAASPRLATAETIVAEGEAGIEPPLTVTQSGLYALRVAGGPSQVDIYDHRGKPLGALPLPPISSVDAVVSLGGDAVLFGSETFLDPPGWYRFAGSGRPSRTALSTKSPLRFDDAEAVREFAVSRDGTKVPLNIIRRKGTPLGGQNPTLLTAYGGFGISMAPSFLGNRGRIWLDGGGVYVVANLRGGGEYGEAWHQAGRLTRKQNVFDDFAACAKHLIDHGYTSPPRLAIEGGSNGGLLMGAALTQQPQLFRAVVSFVGIYDMLRVERDPNGTFNVTEYGSVRDPEQFRALYAYSPYHHVKDGTAYPAVFLLTGDNDGRVNPAHSRKMTARLQAATSSGRPILLRTTASAGHGFGTAASERIEQEADVFAFLFDQLGLRYEETAP from the coding sequence GTGAAGCGCTGGCTTGGGCTGGGGGTCGTGGCGGGCCTGGGGTTGCTGATAGCGGGGGCGGGCGGGGACGCACCCAACTCTCCCAGAAAGACCGTCACCGACGACCGTCACGGGGTCCAAGTCTCGGAGGACTACCGCTGGCTGGAGGAAACGAGTGAACCGGAGGTGAGGGACTGGGTGAAGGCCCAGAACACGCGCACCCAGGCCTACCTCGACGCGCTCCCCTCCCGCGCCGCCCTCCGCGGTCGCCTGCAGCGGGCCTACCAGGCGAGCTCTCCCAAATACTACGACCTGCGGCAGGAGGGGGGGACGCTCTTCGCGCGCAAGGTGCAGCCACCCAAAGAGCAGCCGTTGCTGGTCGCCCTGCAGCCGGCGGCGGCGGCCGACCCCGCTACCGAGCGCGTGATCGTGGACCCCAGCGCCTTGAGCGCCAAGGACTCCCTCTCCATCGATTGGTACGTGCCCTCCCACGACGGGAAGAAGGTGGCGGTCGCCCTCTCCGCAGGCGGAAGCGAGGACGCGGACCTCCACATCCTGGACGCGCTCACCGGCCAGAAGTTGGAGGCCCCGATCCCCCACGTGAACTTTCCAACCGCGGCCGGGAGCGCGGCCTGGACCGCCGACGGCTCGGCCCTTTACTACACCCGCTACCCGCAGGGCAACGAACGGCCGCCCCAGGATCGAGGCTTCTACCAGCAGGTCTGGCGGCATCGCCTGGGCACCTCGTTCCGAGCCGACACCTACGTGATCGGGAAAGAGTTCCCCCGCATCGCGGAGATCCAGCTCGAGTCCCGCGACGGGAAGAGCCTGCTCGTCTCGGTGGCGAACGGAGACGGGGGGGAGTTCGCCCACTACTTGATGGGGGCGGAGGGAACCTGGACCGAGGTCACTCGCTTTGAGGACGAGGTGGTCTCGGCCACCCTCGGGCCGGACGAGGCGCTTTATCTCGTGTCCCGAAAGGACGCCCCCCGGGGCAAGGTCCTGCGGCTCCCGGCCGCGAGCCCGCGCCTGGCCACGGCGGAGACCATCGTGGCCGAGGGGGAAGCGGGCATCGAACCGCCCCTGACCGTCACGCAGAGCGGCCTTTACGCCCTCCGGGTGGCGGGGGGGCCGAGCCAGGTCGACATCTACGACCACCGCGGGAAGCCGCTCGGGGCCCTCCCCTTGCCTCCGATCTCCTCGGTTGACGCGGTGGTCAGCCTGGGCGGGGACGCGGTGCTCTTTGGGAGCGAGACTTTCCTGGATCCTCCGGGCTGGTACCGCTTTGCCGGCTCGGGTCGGCCCTCCCGCACCGCTCTCTCCACAAAGTCGCCCCTGCGATTCGACGACGCCGAGGCGGTGCGGGAGTTCGCGGTCTCCCGGGACGGGACGAAGGTGCCGTTGAACATCATCCGCCGGAAGGGGACCCCGCTCGGCGGCCAGAACCCGACCCTGCTCACCGCCTACGGAGGCTTTGGGATCAGCATGGCTCCCTCCTTCCTCGGCAACCGCGGGAGGATCTGGCTCGACGGAGGCGGCGTCTACGTCGTCGCCAACCTCAGGGGCGGGGGAGAGTACGGCGAGGCCTGGCACCAGGCCGGCCGCCTCACCCGGAAGCAGAACGTCTTCGACGACTTTGCCGCCTGTGCGAAGCACCTCATCGACCACGGCTACACATCGCCGCCCCGGCTCGCCATAGAAGGGGGCAGCAACGGCGGCCTCCTCATGGGGGCGGCCCTCACCCAGCAGCCCCAGCTCTTCCGCGCCGTGGTCTCCTTCGTCGGGATCTACGACATGCTGCGGGTGGAACGGGATCCCAACGGAACGTTCAATGTCACCGAGTACGGCTCGGTCCGTGACCCCGAGCAGTTCCGGGCCCTGTACGCCTACTCGCCGTACCACCATGTGAAGGACGGCACCGCCTACCCGGCAGTATTCCTGCTCACGGGCGACAACGACGGGCGCGTGAACCCTGCCCACTCCCGCAAGATGACGGCCCGCCTTCAGGCGGCCACCTCGTCCGGGCGGCCCATCCTTCTCCGAACCACCGCCTCCGCCGGGCACGGCTTCGGGACCGCGGCCAGCGAGCGGATCGAGCAGGAAGCGGACGTGTTCGCGTTCCTCTTCGACCAGCTCGGCCTGCGCTACGAGGAGACCGCACCCTAG